The following are encoded in a window of Deferrivibrio essentukiensis genomic DNA:
- the proX gene encoding glycine betaine/L-proline ABC transporter substrate-binding protein ProX: protein MKRFFLTSLLIIILAFPAFSYQELPGKGITVRPARATWDTGYFQEALIRRALETLGYNVKKPKELQNALFYKSVALGDVDYWANGWFPNHWGQTPKNFKKKAGIYGTVVKAGGLQGYLVSKSAVDKFNIKSLDDFKRPEVKKAFDANGDGKADLVACPPGWGCALVIDHHMKVYDLANDINLIKASYAASMAEAMARHQKGEPIFFYTWAPNWTIFKLKPGEDVMWINVPKIIPRSSQKGAEDRMTVSGVKGAVTDPLKAGFVVSDINIVANHKFMEKNPPIKAFFSVFSLPLEDINEQNTKMYEGEKSEQDIQRHVDQWIEKNKEKWNSWLEEARKAAK from the coding sequence ATGAAGAGATTTTTTTTAACAAGTTTGCTAATAATTATTTTGGCATTCCCGGCTTTTAGTTATCAAGAGTTGCCGGGAAAAGGTATTACAGTGAGGCCTGCAAGGGCAACATGGGATACCGGATATTTTCAGGAAGCTCTTATCAGAAGAGCCCTTGAAACCTTGGGGTACAACGTCAAAAAGCCTAAAGAGCTTCAGAACGCACTTTTTTATAAGTCGGTTGCACTTGGGGATGTAGACTATTGGGCAAATGGTTGGTTTCCAAATCACTGGGGGCAAACACCTAAGAACTTTAAAAAGAAGGCCGGAATATATGGGACCGTTGTAAAGGCAGGCGGACTTCAAGGTTATTTGGTATCAAAAAGTGCTGTTGATAAGTTTAATATCAAATCTCTTGATGACTTTAAGAGGCCTGAAGTTAAAAAAGCGTTTGATGCAAATGGGGATGGTAAAGCTGACTTGGTAGCATGCCCTCCTGGTTGGGGTTGTGCTTTGGTTATAGACCATCATATGAAAGTTTACGATTTGGCAAATGATATTAATCTTATAAAAGCATCATACGCAGCAAGTATGGCAGAAGCTATGGCAAGACATCAGAAAGGTGAACCGATTTTCTTTTATACTTGGGCCCCAAATTGGACTATTTTTAAGCTAAAGCCGGGCGAAGATGTGATGTGGATAAATGTACCTAAAATTATACCGAGATCTTCTCAGAAAGGTGCTGAAGATAGGATGACAGTAAGTGGAGTTAAGGGTGCTGTAACTGATCCATTGAAAGCTGGCTTTGTGGTAAGCGATATAAATATAGTAGCCAACCATAAGTTTATGGAAAAAAATCCACCGATCAAAGCATTTTTTAGTGTATTTTCCCTACCTTTAGAAGATATTAACGAACAAAATACCAAAATGTATGAAGGTGAAAAATCAGAACAAGATATTCAGAGACATGTTGACCAGTGGATAGAAAAAAATAAAGAGAAATGGAATTCATGGCTTGAAGAAGCAAGAAAAGCTGCAAAATAG
- a CDS encoding ABC transporter permease — protein sequence MFDKKVIPLDKWVQDGIDYIVDNYRDFFQAVKLPIEKTLDWLDWLFNAVNPIIIIILFAFLAYKLSGKKLAIFSVITFVFIGLLGLWHESMTTLAMIAASVFFCVLVGVPLGIMSGKSDRFENALKPLLDAMQTTPAFVYLIPVVMLFSIGNVSGVIATIVFALPPIVRLTSLGIRQVDKELVEAGIAFGATKWQLLLKVQIPLAWPTIMAGLNQTIMMALSMVVIAALIGSGGLGEPVFQGLNNLDIGLAFIGGISIVLMAIVLDRLSQNIGRKNK from the coding sequence ATGTTTGATAAGAAAGTTATTCCTTTGGATAAATGGGTTCAGGACGGTATCGATTATATTGTCGATAATTATCGTGATTTTTTTCAGGCAGTAAAGTTACCAATAGAAAAGACGCTTGATTGGCTTGATTGGTTATTTAATGCGGTTAATCCAATTATTATTATAATTTTGTTCGCCTTTTTAGCTTACAAATTATCAGGGAAAAAACTTGCAATCTTTTCGGTGATTACTTTTGTGTTTATCGGATTATTAGGGTTATGGCATGAATCTATGACTACTCTTGCCATGATAGCAGCGTCGGTATTCTTTTGTGTCTTGGTAGGTGTCCCTCTTGGAATTATGTCAGGTAAGAGCGATAGATTTGAAAACGCCCTAAAACCTTTGCTTGATGCAATGCAGACAACTCCTGCATTTGTATACCTTATCCCTGTAGTTATGCTTTTTAGCATAGGAAATGTTTCCGGGGTAATTGCTACTATCGTATTTGCACTTCCTCCGATAGTTAGATTGACAAGTCTTGGGATTAGGCAGGTTGATAAAGAGCTTGTAGAGGCAGGGATAGCTTTTGGAGCTACAAAGTGGCAACTTCTTTTAAAGGTTCAGATACCTTTGGCTTGGCCTACGATAATGGCAGGGCTTAATCAGACAATTATGATGGCTCTCTCAATGGTAGTTATTGCTGCTTTGATAGGCTCTGGCGGTTTAGGTGAGCCTGTTTTCCAGGGGCTTAACAATCTTGATATCGGGTTAGCATTTATCGGCGGCATCAGTATAGTTTTAATGGCAATAGTTTTAGATAGACTTAGCCAAAACATAGGAAGAAAAAATAAATAG
- a CDS encoding sensor histidine kinase has translation MNSVKLAEKLFGLNFSEIVISDGDGLIMEYRNGSSTISQLTVNKNNLQMKFGFDKNINGNVNTELLSEYFEQQIKKESLNCSQSVLKCSDILLSVLENRNLDESLKLISNLLLSEGNFKSIGLMLFNEAVMTLKCVFFVSKDNSNKALNNFKNFVANIDNKSVLTDILFYNKVEYVDLNAIGFENIKSCFDGKILAGNVFSKTGPTGIVLAQPLFYDKGTEEQFKFYVRMISVAIELNKMFKMYDFAVEDIKYFKENVAKTSTLAQVGKFAATVAHEIKNPLVAIGGFAAKLEKYINDPKGKTYLNIVNSEIERLDRIVSDILGYSRQNKLNFEQVEIGDLVYSTIELISEKLRMNNIELSIDIDSERVKVNADVKRIKQVLLNIFENAIHAMEKGGILKISTKCNSKKIYVNIEDTGCGIPEDILSKVFDPFFSTKEHGTGLGLSICKEIIGKHGGNIKIKNISNGACVTIELPLGRSYEE, from the coding sequence ATGAATAGTGTTAAATTAGCTGAGAAGCTATTTGGATTGAATTTTTCGGAAATAGTTATTTCAGATGGGGATGGACTCATCATGGAATACCGCAACGGGAGTAGTACAATCTCGCAACTGACTGTTAATAAAAATAATCTTCAGATGAAGTTTGGTTTTGATAAAAATATTAATGGAAATGTAAATACTGAATTGTTATCAGAATATTTTGAACAGCAAATAAAAAAAGAAAGTCTAAACTGTTCTCAAAGTGTGTTAAAATGCTCCGATATTTTGCTAAGTGTCTTGGAAAATAGGAATCTTGATGAAAGCCTTAAGTTGATTTCCAATCTTCTCTTGTCCGAAGGAAATTTTAAAAGTATTGGGCTTATGTTGTTCAATGAAGCTGTAATGACTCTCAAGTGTGTATTTTTTGTTTCAAAGGATAATTCAAATAAAGCGCTTAACAATTTTAAAAATTTTGTAGCCAATATAGATAATAAGAGTGTGCTTACAGATATTCTGTTTTATAACAAAGTTGAATATGTTGACCTTAATGCAATTGGGTTTGAAAATATTAAAAGTTGCTTTGACGGAAAAATTTTGGCGGGTAATGTCTTTTCCAAGACTGGTCCTACAGGCATTGTGCTGGCTCAGCCTTTATTTTACGATAAAGGTACTGAAGAGCAATTTAAATTTTATGTTAGAATGATTTCAGTTGCCATAGAGCTCAATAAAATGTTTAAAATGTATGATTTTGCGGTTGAAGATATTAAATATTTTAAGGAAAATGTAGCCAAAACAAGCACTTTGGCTCAGGTAGGCAAATTTGCGGCTACTGTTGCACACGAGATTAAAAACCCTCTTGTTGCAATTGGAGGTTTTGCTGCAAAGCTTGAAAAGTATATTAATGACCCGAAAGGTAAAACTTATTTGAATATTGTAAATAGTGAAATTGAGAGATTGGACAGAATTGTTTCGGATATACTTGGGTATTCAAGACAGAATAAATTAAATTTTGAACAGGTTGAAATCGGCGACCTTGTCTATTCAACTATTGAGCTGATTTCTGAAAAATTACGTATGAACAATATTGAGCTTTCTATTGACATAGATAGTGAACGTGTAAAAGTCAATGCTGATGTTAAGAGGATTAAGCAGGTTTTATTGAATATCTTTGAGAATGCGATACATGCAATGGAAAAAGGCGGTATTCTAAAGATTTCTACAAAGTGTAACAGCAAAAAAATATATGTTAATATAGAGGATACTGGGTGTGGTATCCCAGAGGACATTTTAAGCAAGGTGTTTGACCCTTTTTTTAGCACTAAAGAGCACGGGACAGGCCTTGGACTTTCTATATGTAAAGAGATAATTGGCAAACATGGCGGAAATATTAAAATAAAAAATATAAGTAACGGGGCATGTGTGACGATAGAGTTGCCTTTAGGGAGAAGTTATGAAGAATAA
- a CDS encoding response regulator: protein MKNKVLIIDDDFSIREFYKTFFVENGFDVITAEDGIVGLEYFKEQKPDIILLDISMPEKNGLDVLREIREIDENIPVFLLTAYEEHKRNFASLYADEYFVKTKKPSLILERVEKAIEKRRSKLKS from the coding sequence ATGAAGAATAAAGTTTTAATCATTGATGATGATTTTAGTATAAGAGAGTTTTACAAAACTTTTTTTGTAGAGAATGGTTTTGACGTAATAACCGCTGAGGACGGAATCGTCGGACTTGAATATTTTAAGGAGCAAAAACCTGACATAATATTACTTGATATCAGTATGCCGGAAAAGAATGGGCTTGATGTATTACGAGAAATAAGGGAGATTGATGAAAATATACCTGTATTTCTACTGACCGCATACGAAGAGCATAAGAGGAATTTTGCTTCCCTTTATGCAGATGAATATTTTGTAAAAACAAAGAAACCGTCCCTTATCCTTGAAAGGGTAGAAAAGGCGATAGAAAAAAGGAGATCTAAGTTAAAAAGCTAA
- the ppdK gene encoding pyruvate, phosphate dikinase, which produces MSAKKFVYFFGNGKAEGDGKDKNLLGGKGAGLAEMTNLGIPVPPGFTITTEACIEYQKKHGYPEGMWEQTLEAMKKLEEAVGKNFGSTENPLLVSVRSGARVSMPGMMDTVLNLGLNDETVKGLAKASGNERFAYDSYRRFIQMFGDVVLGVDHHKFEKVLRKMKQDRNVESDTELNAEDLKQLVAEYKKIVEDETGKPFPQDTTKQLEFAINAVFNSWDNQRAKTYRKLNKIPDDWGTAVNIVAMVFGNMGDDCGTGVAFTRNPSTGEKEFFGEFLINAQGEDVVAGIRTPEPIARLKDEMPEVFAQLEDVYKKLETHYKDMQDIEFTVERKKLYMLQTRSGKRTAKAAVKIAYDMFKEGLIDKKTAVLRVLPEQVDQLLHPMIDPKEKYATIAKGLPASPGAAVGKVVFSAEDAEKMAAAGEKVILVRNETSPEDIGGMHASEGILTATGGMTSHAAVVARGMGKCCVAGCGALKIDEAKKVFTVGDNVVKEGDFITINGSTGEVILGKVTLIEPELSGEFAEILKWADEFRTLGVRTNADTPHDSKIARDFGAEGIGLCRTEHMFFDGDRIDAVREMILAENEEGRRRALEKVKPYQKEDFIGIFKAMDGLPVTIRLLDPPLHEFIPHTDEDIQKVADASGIPFDRLQKKAEELKEFNPMLGHRGCRLGITFPEIYEMQVYAIMEAACKVKKEGVKVLPEIMIPLVGHFKELSILKEMVNRVAEEVMNSYNDKIEYLVGTMIELPRAALTADEIAEYAEFFSFGTNDLTQTTLGLSRDDSGKFLPEYVDKGIYKEDPFVSIDVSGVGQLVELGVTKGRKTRPNLKTGICGEHGGDPESIYFCQKVGLNYVSCSPYRVPVARLAAAHAALKNI; this is translated from the coding sequence ATGTCAGCTAAAAAGTTTGTCTACTTTTTTGGTAACGGTAAAGCAGAAGGTGATGGTAAGGACAAAAATCTATTGGGGGGGAAAGGTGCAGGTCTTGCTGAAATGACCAATCTTGGTATTCCTGTTCCGCCGGGATTTACAATTACCACCGAAGCTTGTATCGAATATCAAAAAAAACACGGATATCCTGAAGGGATGTGGGAACAAACTCTTGAGGCAATGAAAAAGCTTGAGGAAGCTGTAGGTAAAAACTTCGGAAGCACAGAAAATCCTTTGCTTGTTTCAGTAAGAAGTGGTGCGAGAGTTTCTATGCCGGGTATGATGGACACAGTTCTTAATCTTGGTCTTAATGATGAGACGGTAAAAGGTCTTGCCAAGGCTTCTGGAAATGAAAGGTTTGCTTATGATTCATACAGAAGATTTATTCAAATGTTTGGCGATGTTGTTTTAGGGGTAGATCATCACAAATTTGAAAAAGTCTTAAGAAAAATGAAGCAAGATAGGAACGTTGAGAGTGATACAGAGCTTAATGCAGAAGATTTAAAGCAGCTTGTAGCAGAATATAAAAAGATAGTTGAAGACGAAACAGGGAAGCCATTTCCTCAGGATACAACAAAACAGTTGGAATTTGCAATAAATGCTGTTTTTAATTCTTGGGATAATCAAAGAGCAAAAACTTACAGAAAGTTAAACAAGATTCCTGACGATTGGGGGACAGCGGTAAATATTGTGGCAATGGTATTTGGCAATATGGGGGATGATTGCGGTACCGGTGTTGCGTTTACAAGAAATCCTTCTACAGGGGAAAAAGAATTTTTCGGTGAGTTTTTGATAAATGCTCAAGGGGAAGATGTTGTTGCAGGTATAAGAACTCCTGAGCCGATTGCAAGACTAAAAGATGAAATGCCTGAGGTTTTTGCCCAGCTTGAAGATGTTTATAAGAAGCTTGAAACTCACTATAAAGATATGCAGGATATTGAGTTTACAGTTGAGCGTAAGAAGCTTTATATGCTTCAAACTCGAAGTGGTAAAAGGACTGCAAAGGCAGCTGTTAAGATTGCTTATGATATGTTTAAAGAGGGGCTTATTGATAAAAAGACTGCAGTGCTTAGGGTATTGCCTGAGCAGGTAGATCAGCTTTTACACCCAATGATTGACCCGAAAGAAAAGTACGCTACTATAGCAAAAGGGCTTCCTGCTTCTCCGGGTGCCGCTGTTGGTAAAGTAGTATTTTCTGCTGAAGATGCTGAAAAAATGGCTGCTGCAGGGGAAAAGGTAATTTTGGTGAGGAATGAAACTTCTCCTGAAGATATCGGTGGTATGCATGCATCTGAGGGGATATTAACTGCTACCGGAGGTATGACAAGTCATGCTGCAGTTGTTGCAAGAGGTATGGGTAAATGTTGTGTTGCCGGTTGTGGTGCTTTGAAAATAGATGAAGCCAAAAAAGTGTTTACCGTTGGAGACAATGTAGTTAAAGAGGGTGATTTCATAACTATAAATGGTAGCACAGGTGAAGTTATTCTTGGAAAAGTTACACTTATAGAGCCTGAGTTATCCGGAGAATTTGCAGAAATTTTAAAGTGGGCTGACGAGTTTAGAACTCTTGGTGTAAGGACAAATGCTGATACTCCGCACGATTCAAAAATTGCCAGAGATTTTGGTGCAGAAGGGATTGGACTTTGTAGAACTGAGCATATGTTCTTTGATGGGGATAGGATTGATGCAGTGCGTGAGATGATTTTGGCTGAGAACGAAGAAGGAAGAAGAAGAGCACTTGAAAAGGTTAAGCCTTACCAAAAAGAAGACTTTATAGGTATATTCAAGGCAATGGACGGCTTGCCTGTAACAATCAGGTTGCTTGACCCGCCACTTCATGAATTTATCCCTCATACTGATGAAGATATTCAGAAGGTTGCAGATGCATCCGGTATCCCTTTTGATAGGTTACAGAAAAAGGCTGAGGAGCTTAAAGAGTTTAACCCTATGCTTGGTCATAGAGGGTGTAGACTTGGAATTACTTTCCCTGAAATTTACGAGATGCAAGTATACGCTATAATGGAAGCTGCTTGTAAAGTTAAAAAGGAAGGGGTAAAAGTATTACCTGAAATAATGATTCCACTTGTGGGACATTTTAAAGAGCTTTCAATATTAAAAGAGATGGTAAATAGAGTTGCCGAAGAGGTAATGAATTCATATAATGACAAAATTGAGTACCTTGTGGGAACTATGATAGAATTGCCAAGAGCAGCTTTAACTGCGGATGAGATAGCTGAATATGCTGAATTTTTCTCATTCGGTACAAACGACCTTACTCAAACAACCCTTGGACTTAGTAGGGATGACTCAGGCAAATTCTTACCTGAATATGTAGACAAAGGAATTTATAAGGAAGATCCGTTTGTTTCTATAGATGTTTCTGGTGTAGGTCAGCTTGTTGAGCTTGGAGTTACTAAAGGTAGGAAGACACGTCCTAATTTAAAGACAGGGATATGTGGTGAGCACGGCGGTGACCCTGAGTCAATATATTTCTGTCAGAAGGTTGGACTTAATTATGTGAGCTGTTCACCTTATAGGGTGCCCGTTGCAAGACTTGCAGCTGCTCATGCTGCTTTAAAAAATATATAA
- the leuC gene encoding 3-isopropylmalate dehydratase large subunit yields MGKNLFQKVWDIHKVADLPGGRTQLFIGLHLIHEVTSPQAFAMIKELGLKVAYPNRTFATCDHIIPTDNITRPFADSMAEEMMQALEKNTKENGITFFGPESGYQGVVHIVGPELGLTQPGITVACGDSHTATHGAFGAIAFGIGTSQVRDVLATQTMALNDLKVRRVEVNGKLKPGVYAKDIILYLIRHLGVNGGIGYAYEFAGSTIENLSMEGRMTVCNMAIEGGARVGYVNPDEKTFEYLKGKKYAPKGENWDKMLSYWESIKSDKDAEYDDVVVFNAEDIEPMVTWGINPEQGVGISEKLPIDDNPSFKEAYEYMKLKPGAPIKGTKIDVVFIGSCTNGRIEDLREAAKYLKGKKVASHVKALAVPGSTTVKAKAEAEGLDKIFIEAGFEWRNPGCSMCLAMNPDKLIGDQICASTSNRNFKGRQGSSSGRTILMSPAMAAAAAVTGEISDAREVFELN; encoded by the coding sequence ATGGGCAAAAATCTTTTTCAAAAGGTGTGGGATATTCATAAAGTTGCCGACCTGCCAGGTGGAAGGACGCAACTATTTATAGGCTTACACCTTATACATGAGGTTACAAGTCCTCAAGCCTTTGCTATGATTAAGGAGTTAGGGTTAAAAGTTGCATATCCTAACAGGACTTTTGCAACGTGTGACCATATCATTCCTACGGATAATATAACAAGACCTTTTGCTGATTCTATGGCTGAAGAGATGATGCAGGCACTTGAAAAAAATACCAAAGAGAATGGGATTACTTTTTTTGGTCCTGAATCAGGGTATCAAGGGGTTGTGCATATTGTCGGCCCTGAATTGGGGCTTACGCAACCAGGTATTACTGTTGCCTGTGGGGATTCCCATACTGCCACTCATGGTGCTTTCGGGGCAATAGCTTTTGGTATAGGCACAAGTCAGGTAAGGGACGTTTTGGCTACGCAGACAATGGCTCTTAATGATTTAAAAGTGAGAAGAGTTGAGGTGAACGGTAAGCTTAAGCCGGGTGTGTATGCAAAAGATATAATTTTGTATTTAATTAGGCATTTAGGGGTAAATGGCGGAATCGGGTATGCTTATGAATTTGCCGGGAGTACAATAGAAAACCTTTCAATGGAAGGAAGAATGACTGTTTGTAATATGGCGATCGAAGGTGGAGCAAGGGTAGGTTACGTCAATCCTGATGAAAAAACATTTGAATATTTAAAAGGTAAAAAATATGCACCAAAAGGTGAAAATTGGGATAAAATGCTTTCTTACTGGGAGAGTATAAAATCTGATAAAGATGCAGAGTACGATGATGTGGTGGTATTTAATGCGGAAGATATAGAACCAATGGTCACTTGGGGAATAAACCCTGAGCAGGGGGTTGGAATATCTGAAAAGCTTCCAATAGATGACAATCCGTCATTTAAAGAAGCTTACGAGTATATGAAGCTTAAGCCGGGTGCCCCTATTAAAGGGACTAAGATAGATGTGGTTTTTATAGGGAGTTGTACGAATGGGCGTATTGAAGATTTAAGAGAAGCCGCAAAGTATTTAAAGGGTAAGAAAGTAGCAAGTCATGTGAAAGCTCTTGCCGTTCCGGGGTCAACTACTGTTAAGGCAAAAGCTGAGGCGGAAGGGCTTGATAAAATATTTATTGAAGCTGGTTTTGAATGGAGAAATCCGGGCTGCTCCATGTGTCTTGCAATGAACCCTGACAAGCTTATTGGGGACCAAATCTGTGCTTCTACTTCCAATAGGAATTTTAAAGGAAGACAAGGCTCATCTTCGGGAAGAACAATTTTGATGAGTCCTGCAATGGCTGCTGCAGCAGCGGTTACGGGTGAAATCAGTGATGCAAGAGAAGTCTTTGAGTTAAATTAA
- the glyS gene encoding glycine--tRNA ligase subunit beta — protein MSFYLLEIGTEEIPAGLLKPAYTFLKEEFERLFKQNNINFTQIISNGTPRRLFVYIDGLPEKQSDRDEIIIGPPASIAFDESGKLTKVALGFAKSKGIDEADLSKVSTDKGEYLQGVKRIKGISTSEFILNHIEEIVLKVPFKKSMRWGNKNIRFARPIHWFLSIFDGRVLPFEIDGIKASNISYGHRFMAKDSFAVTDFDSYIDSLKKMYVFATFEDRKSEILNQIKNIEKEKGFVVPVDEELLDTVANLVEYPYAVIGSFSEEFLKLPQEVLVTSMKVHQKYFYILDDAGNILNYFIGISNTKPVNDNVRNGYERVLRARLTDAIFFYENDKNVPLEERANELKKVVYQEKLGTSWEKVERFTKIAEKITLDVDKSKLNTVKRACQLCKADLMTEMVYEFPELQGYMGMIYARLQGEDENVALAINEHYMPRFAGDNLPTTFEGSVVSIADKIDTICGCFAIGLIPTGNNDPYALRRGAIGILNILREKKIAINIVELIRFALEQLTQKANFNVEELTLKVYEFIIQRFKQILVGEGVDPEVFESVSDNYSSILKIEKAAKEISPKRNSEDFMTVAASYKRIANILKKADYSNIDYKESLFTTSYEKRLAELLTSTKKQIEIMIENEDFGTAMNELLNMRSAIDEFFDNVMVMDKDENIKNNRLGLLASLKVTFDKLLKFEKIN, from the coding sequence ATGTCGTTTTATCTGCTTGAAATTGGGACTGAAGAGATTCCTGCCGGGTTACTTAAACCTGCATACACTTTTTTAAAGGAAGAGTTTGAAAGACTTTTCAAACAAAACAATATAAATTTCACTCAAATAATTTCTAATGGTACACCAAGAAGACTTTTTGTTTATATTGATGGGCTCCCTGAAAAGCAAAGTGACAGGGACGAGATTATTATTGGACCTCCAGCTTCAATTGCATTTGATGAAAGTGGAAAACTTACCAAAGTTGCTTTGGGGTTTGCAAAATCTAAAGGGATTGATGAGGCTGACTTATCAAAAGTTTCAACCGATAAAGGGGAATATCTGCAAGGGGTAAAGCGTATAAAAGGGATATCGACTTCTGAATTTATTTTAAACCATATAGAAGAAATTGTTTTAAAAGTCCCTTTCAAAAAGTCTATGCGTTGGGGCAATAAAAATATAAGATTTGCAAGGCCTATACATTGGTTTTTGTCTATTTTTGACGGAAGAGTACTCCCTTTTGAAATAGATGGAATCAAAGCATCAAACATTTCTTACGGTCACAGATTTATGGCAAAAGATTCTTTTGCTGTGACTGATTTTGATTCCTATATCGATAGTCTTAAGAAAATGTATGTTTTTGCAACATTTGAAGATAGAAAAAGTGAAATATTGAACCAGATTAAAAATATTGAAAAAGAAAAAGGTTTCGTTGTCCCTGTGGATGAAGAGTTATTGGATACTGTAGCAAATCTTGTTGAGTATCCTTATGCAGTGATTGGTAGTTTTTCCGAAGAGTTTTTAAAACTTCCTCAGGAAGTATTGGTTACCTCCATGAAGGTGCACCAAAAGTATTTTTATATTCTTGATGATGCCGGCAATATACTAAATTATTTTATTGGCATTTCCAATACTAAACCTGTGAACGACAATGTCAGAAATGGTTATGAAAGAGTTTTAAGAGCAAGACTTACCGATGCTATTTTCTTTTATGAAAACGACAAAAATGTTCCTCTTGAAGAAAGAGCAAATGAACTTAAAAAAGTTGTATATCAGGAAAAGCTTGGTACTTCTTGGGAAAAGGTGGAAAGATTTACTAAGATTGCCGAAAAGATTACCTTGGATGTTGATAAATCCAAATTAAATACTGTTAAGAGAGCTTGCCAACTTTGTAAAGCTGATTTGATGACAGAAATGGTTTATGAATTTCCTGAGCTTCAAGGGTATATGGGGATGATTTATGCAAGATTGCAGGGGGAAGATGAAAATGTTGCTTTGGCTATAAATGAACATTATATGCCAAGGTTTGCTGGGGATAATCTTCCTACGACCTTTGAAGGCTCTGTGGTTTCGATTGCAGATAAAATAGACACCATCTGTGGTTGTTTTGCCATAGGCCTTATTCCTACAGGTAATAATGACCCATATGCTTTGAGAAGGGGTGCCATAGGTATATTGAATATTCTCAGAGAAAAGAAAATTGCTATTAATATTGTAGAATTGATAAGGTTTGCCCTCGAGCAGTTGACTCAAAAGGCAAATTTTAATGTGGAAGAATTGACGCTAAAGGTGTACGAATTTATTATTCAGAGGTTTAAGCAGATTCTTGTCGGTGAAGGGGTCGACCCTGAAGTCTTCGAGTCGGTTTCAGATAATTATTCAAGCATACTGAAAATAGAAAAGGCCGCCAAGGAGATTAGTCCTAAGCGGAATTCCGAGGACTTTATGACTGTTGCGGCAAGTTACAAACGAATCGCAAATATCCTTAAAAAAGCGGATTACAGTAATATAGATTATAAAGAGAGCTTATTTACGACAAGTTATGAAAAAAGATTGGCAGAGCTTTTGACTTCAACCAAAAAGCAGATTGAAATAATGATAGAGAATGAAGATTTTGGAACAGCTATGAATGAGCTTTTAAATATGAGAAGTGCTATAGATGAGTTTTTTGATAATGTTATGGTTATGGATAAAGATGAAAACATAAAGAATAACAGGCTTGGACTTTTGGCATCATTAAAGGTGACTTTTGACAAATTATTAAAGTTTGAAAAAATAAACTGA
- the leuD gene encoding 3-isopropylmalate dehydratase small subunit encodes MSIKPINRVIGKAVPILGDDIDTDRIIPARYLKCVTFDGIGEFAFYDERFDSEGKPKKHPLNDNRFKDASIIIAGNNFGCGSSREHAPQSIKRAGFNAIIAESFAEIFYGNSTTLGLVCVTLPKTEIEELAKTVDANPNIQIEIDIEREVIRAGEKVYNCGIKPSTKKSFLDGEYDSLGVLLKNMDKVKEVEKNLPYSFA; translated from the coding sequence ATGTCTATTAAACCTATAAATAGAGTGATAGGAAAAGCTGTTCCAATTTTAGGTGATGATATTGATACTGATAGAATAATACCTGCAAGGTATCTGAAATGTGTGACTTTTGACGGTATTGGAGAATTTGCATTTTATGATGAAAGATTTGACAGTGAGGGTAAACCCAAAAAACATCCGCTAAATGACAACAGGTTTAAAGATGCATCCATAATAATAGCCGGTAATAATTTTGGTTGTGGCTCTTCAAGGGAGCACGCTCCGCAGTCCATTAAAAGGGCAGGATTTAATGCAATTATAGCTGAAAGTTTCGCTGAAATTTTTTATGGTAATTCCACAACTTTAGGGCTTGTCTGCGTTACTTTACCAAAAACTGAAATTGAAGAATTGGCAAAAACCGTAGATGCAAACCCGAATATTCAAATTGAGATTGATATTGAAAGGGAAGTGATTAGAGCCGGAGAAAAGGTATACAATTGTGGAATAAAACCTTCCACAAAAAAATCTTTTTTGGATGGGGAATATGACAGCCTCGGAGTGCTTTTGAAAAATATGGATAAAGTCAAGGAAGTTGAGAAAAATCTGCCATATAGTTTTGCATAA